A region of Actinobacillus porcitonsillarum DNA encodes the following proteins:
- a CDS encoding YebC/PmpR family DNA-binding transcriptional regulator, with product MAGHSKWANIKHRKAAQDAQRGKIFTKLIRELVTAAKLGGGDVGSNPRLRAAVDKALSNNMTRDTINRAIDRGVGGGDDTNMETKIYEGYGPGGTAVMVECLSDNANRTISQVRPSFTKCGGNLGTEGSVGYLFSKKGLILISSADEDALTEAAIEAGADDIQPQEDGSFEIYTAWEDLGSVRDGIEAAGFKVENAEVTMIPSTTVQLDAETAPKLLDLINRLEDCDDVQNVYHNGEISDEVAALL from the coding sequence ATGGCAGGTCATAGTAAGTGGGCTAACATTAAACACCGCAAAGCAGCACAAGATGCGCAACGTGGTAAAATTTTTACAAAATTAATTCGTGAATTAGTGACGGCGGCAAAATTAGGTGGCGGAGATGTTGGTTCTAACCCTCGTTTACGTGCAGCCGTAGATAAAGCGTTATCAAATAATATGACACGTGATACGATCAACCGTGCGATCGATCGCGGTGTGGGTGGTGGTGATGACACCAATATGGAAACCAAAATTTATGAAGGTTACGGTCCGGGTGGTACAGCTGTAATGGTTGAGTGTTTAAGTGATAACGCGAACCGTACGATCTCACAAGTTCGCCCAAGCTTTACTAAATGCGGTGGTAACTTAGGTACTGAAGGTTCGGTGGGTTATTTATTTAGTAAAAAAGGTTTAATTTTAATCTCAAGTGCTGATGAAGATGCTTTAACTGAAGCAGCAATTGAAGCAGGTGCTGATGACATTCAACCACAAGAAGATGGTTCATTTGAAATCTATACCGCTTGGGAAGATTTAGGCTCTGTACGTGATGGCATTGAAGCGGCTGGTTTTAAAGTTGAAAATGCAGAAGTAACAATGATCCCATCAACCACTGTTCAACTTGATGCAGAAACTGCACCAAAATTATTAGATTTAATTAACCGCCTTGAAGATTGTGATGATGTGCAAAACGTGTATCACAACGGCGAAATCAGTGATGAAGTAGCAGCGTTACTCTAA
- a CDS encoding Holliday junction resolvase produces MKLIKLLPTLGAIAVLAACSTASDIASSTVSAVGSAGSAVVDGAKAAGGAVVDGAKAAGNVVADGATATKDLLTGSKTVSYTCDASGKTNQPVVAVYTFSNGEPSTATVTINKKVVGKDLKVDTAYKDGVKFISGTKVWSLDTGFNSKTAETTVPVMFTSNNQILAKNCAVAK; encoded by the coding sequence ATGAAATTAATTAAATTACTTCCAACATTAGGTGCAATTGCTGTATTAGCGGCATGTTCAACGGCTTCAGATATCGCTTCTTCAACAGTAAGCGCAGTAGGAAGTGCAGGAAGTGCTGTTGTTGATGGCGCAAAAGCGGCAGGTGGTGCGGTAGTTGATGGTGCTAAAGCTGCAGGCAATGTTGTTGCTGATGGCGCAACAGCTACAAAAGATCTATTAACTGGCTCTAAAACCGTTTCTTATACTTGTGATGCAAGTGGCAAAACAAACCAACCGGTTGTTGCTGTTTATACCTTCAGTAATGGTGAACCTTCAACTGCAACCGTCACAATTAATAAGAAAGTTGTCGGCAAAGATTTAAAAGTCGATACTGCTTATAAAGATGGTGTGAAGTTTATCTCAGGTACAAAAGTATGGAGCTTAGATACTGGTTTCAATTCAAAAACAGCTGAAACAACTGTACCGGTTATGTTTACTTCAAACAACCAAATCTTAGCGAAAAACTGTGCAGTTGCAAAATAG